In Aliiglaciecola sp. LCG003, a genomic segment contains:
- a CDS encoding glycoside hydrolase family 43 protein: MQLRIAITHLLSISMLLLLSACSKANDPQKLTPRVTTQVAGKAVFERFRYEGKDQIFEAELAPNQFQNPIVAGFFPDPSITRKGDDFYMVHSTFSYAPGVPILHSTDLINWQLIGHALSQESQLDLEGQQVSRGIFAPTIRYHDGLFYMITTRIDGGGNFIVTAKDPAGTWSDPIWLPEINGIDPDIFFDDDGKVYITHNDAPQGEVLYEGHRAIWLWEFDLAAKKVVADSGRMIINGGVDLSKQPIWIEAPHIYKIDGWYYLLCAEGGTADQHSEVVFRSRDLSEPFIPYQNNPILTQRTLDENRINPITTAGHADLIQTSSGEWWAVFLATRTYDKSFYNTGRETFLLPVSWKDGWPHIWPEDSAIPYRLDKPAGLPTTLVSQPLTGNFVWLDEFDQPQRDLQWLTLRGFDTSWYNIEQGAVSMTPKGVTLMQLQQPALLVKRQQHMRYSASTTLQVPASPGFSAGLVAMQNEQYLYYLGIKRSGAGLKVFLEQAKGSEAKVVYEQVLSQSLAKSITFTIEGDKGDIRFAYQLDDKNSVDIGQTWDGKILSTQVAQGFVGTMLGIHSRLEKDK; this comes from the coding sequence ATGCAGCTAAGAATTGCGATTACCCATTTGTTGTCTATATCTATGCTTTTACTGCTCAGTGCCTGCAGTAAAGCCAATGATCCACAGAAACTAACCCCAAGGGTTACTACTCAGGTTGCTGGCAAAGCCGTATTTGAACGCTTTCGGTATGAGGGTAAAGATCAGATTTTCGAAGCTGAGCTTGCGCCCAATCAATTTCAAAACCCCATTGTTGCCGGTTTTTTCCCTGACCCTAGTATCACCCGCAAAGGGGATGACTTTTATATGGTCCATTCAACCTTTTCCTATGCGCCGGGGGTCCCAATTTTACACAGTACAGATTTGATCAACTGGCAACTAATTGGACATGCGTTATCCCAAGAGTCTCAGTTAGATCTGGAAGGGCAACAAGTGTCTAGAGGCATTTTTGCCCCGACCATTCGCTACCACGATGGCCTATTTTATATGATAACCACGCGGATTGATGGTGGCGGTAACTTTATTGTAACTGCCAAAGACCCTGCTGGTACTTGGTCTGATCCAATCTGGTTACCGGAGATAAACGGAATAGATCCGGATATCTTTTTCGATGATGACGGTAAGGTTTACATCACTCACAATGATGCGCCACAAGGCGAGGTTCTGTATGAAGGGCATCGGGCAATCTGGTTATGGGAGTTTGATTTGGCGGCTAAAAAGGTGGTGGCAGATAGTGGCAGAATGATTATCAACGGTGGTGTCGATTTGTCTAAACAGCCAATTTGGATAGAAGCACCCCATATCTACAAGATCGATGGCTGGTATTATTTGCTATGTGCAGAAGGCGGCACGGCCGACCAGCATTCTGAGGTGGTATTTCGCAGCCGAGATTTGTCTGAGCCATTTATTCCCTACCAAAATAACCCCATATTGACTCAGCGTACATTAGATGAAAATAGGATTAATCCCATCACCACCGCTGGTCATGCTGATCTGATTCAAACCTCGTCCGGCGAATGGTGGGCAGTGTTTTTAGCCACCAGAACCTATGACAAATCGTTTTACAATACAGGGCGGGAAACCTTTCTGTTACCCGTTAGCTGGAAGGATGGTTGGCCGCATATTTGGCCAGAGGATAGCGCTATTCCCTATCGCTTAGATAAACCGGCAGGCTTACCAACCACCCTAGTCAGCCAACCCCTCACCGGAAATTTTGTCTGGCTAGATGAGTTTGACCAGCCCCAACGAGACTTGCAGTGGTTGACCCTGCGAGGCTTTGACACTAGTTGGTATAACATCGAACAGGGCGCTGTGAGTATGACGCCCAAAGGCGTTACATTGATGCAGTTGCAGCAACCCGCGTTGTTGGTGAAAAGGCAGCAGCATATGAGGTATTCTGCATCTACAACACTGCAAGTACCTGCGTCACCGGGCTTTTCAGCGGGATTAGTCGCAATGCAAAACGAACAGTACCTTTATTACCTAGGAATAAAGCGCAGCGGCGCAGGACTTAAGGTTTTTCTAGAGCAAGCGAAAGGCAGTGAAGCCAAGGTGGTATATGAACAAGTCTTGAGCCAGTCTTTGGCTAAATCAATTACCTTTACCATTGAGGGCGACAAGGGTGACATCCGCTTCGCTTACCAACTGGATGATAAAAATAGCGTTGATATTGGCCAAACCTGGGATGGCAAAATATTGAGTACTCAAGTGGCACAGGGTTTTGTCGGCACTATGTTGGGCATTCATAGCCGTTTGGAGAAGGATAAATGA
- a CDS encoding glycosyl hydrolase 115 family protein: MQKIQLTFLSLFLCCVSSLAWANDLVLFSSSGQDFVINQADQASPILIDSAERKGLRMAVDNLRLDLEKVTGEAPEIINQLKKTPYTIIVGTLENSATLQALSQAGKLDTTAITGQWEAYQIQTVLKPFDGVEQALVILGSDMRGAIFGVYQLAESIGVSPWYWWADVPIAQHQKLYVKTGTRLIDWPKVQYRGIFLNDEAPALTGWVQEKYGNYNSEFYQQVFELMLRLKANYLWPAMWNNAFNLDDPNNPQLAHEMGIVMGTSHHEPMMRADKEWNWTGEGKWDYSVNQQNLYQFWQQGAERHKSFDSIFTLGMRGQQDEPMSEGQNIALLERIVADQRSILQDVFQQQDISHVPQVWTLYKEVQGYYENGMRVPDDVTLLWSDDNWGNIRRLPTAVERNRSGGAGVYYHFDYVGGPRSYRWINSTPIPKIWEQMNLAYQYNARKIWITNVGDLKPMELPIDFFLQMAWDPEQFTAQSLPDYLVSWSKQQFGEQHAAEIATLVHGYAKHNGRRKPELVGPNTYSQIVYQEAARVSVELAQLEAQAEKISQQLPSHSRAAFFQLVLHPIQASRIVFELNNSLAKNHLYAAQQRASANQHAQAARDWFNKDAELEKQYHSLNNGKWNHFMSQPHIGYTNWNNPPQDSMPVVHINQPNDVADMGVAIEGSAYAWPQTSSNSWPHSSSMQLDFHQYGQTQRYIDVFNKGTKPYRFEAKPSASWIQISEQSAEVAIEKRLKISVDWAKLKAGHHQGNITIKGAAWGTAEINVTAFKSNGEAISGFVEADGYVSIEAANVQKVKNTENASWQEIPLHGRSQSSMSVFMSPDTSFGEAIENAPYLEYDLYLFSRGEMSLTTLLAPSLNFTDGGGLRFAVALDDNAPVIVDVLKDNNHEDWQQAVEDGVRVAKTSLSVAQPGEHKLRIYGLDPGIVVQKLMLDTGGLKPSYLGPPESQFLAEVKK, from the coding sequence ATGCAAAAAATTCAGCTAACATTTTTAAGCTTATTTCTATGTTGTGTTAGCAGTCTTGCTTGGGCCAATGATTTAGTCTTATTCAGCTCATCTGGCCAAGACTTTGTGATAAATCAGGCTGATCAAGCAAGCCCTATTTTAATTGATTCGGCCGAGCGCAAAGGGCTGCGGATGGCGGTGGATAACCTGCGCCTAGATCTTGAAAAAGTTACCGGTGAAGCCCCTGAAATAATTAATCAACTGAAAAAAACGCCCTATACCATTATTGTTGGCACCCTTGAAAATAGCGCGACTTTGCAAGCCTTATCGCAAGCAGGGAAACTCGATACAACTGCAATTACTGGGCAATGGGAAGCCTATCAAATTCAAACTGTTCTCAAGCCCTTTGATGGCGTCGAGCAGGCTTTAGTGATCCTAGGTAGTGATATGCGCGGCGCCATTTTTGGCGTATACCAACTGGCAGAGTCTATCGGTGTGTCGCCCTGGTATTGGTGGGCTGATGTGCCCATCGCTCAACATCAAAAATTGTACGTGAAAACCGGAACACGTCTAATAGACTGGCCTAAAGTGCAATACAGAGGCATCTTTCTTAATGACGAAGCGCCGGCACTAACAGGTTGGGTGCAAGAGAAATATGGTAATTATAATAGTGAGTTTTATCAGCAGGTCTTTGAGCTTATGTTGCGGCTCAAAGCGAATTACTTGTGGCCAGCAATGTGGAACAATGCGTTTAACTTAGATGATCCTAACAATCCTCAACTAGCCCACGAAATGGGTATTGTTATGGGCACCTCCCATCACGAACCTATGATGCGAGCAGACAAAGAGTGGAACTGGACCGGAGAGGGAAAATGGGATTATTCGGTTAATCAACAGAATCTCTATCAGTTCTGGCAGCAAGGGGCTGAGCGCCATAAGTCCTTCGACAGCATATTCACTTTGGGGATGCGGGGGCAGCAAGATGAGCCCATGAGTGAGGGCCAGAATATTGCTCTGTTAGAGCGTATCGTTGCTGATCAACGGAGTATTCTACAAGACGTTTTCCAGCAGCAAGATATTAGTCATGTGCCTCAAGTCTGGACGTTATACAAAGAAGTTCAGGGCTATTATGAAAATGGTATGCGAGTACCAGACGACGTTACCTTACTTTGGTCCGATGATAATTGGGGTAACATTCGTCGATTACCCACTGCAGTAGAGCGCAATAGAAGTGGAGGTGCGGGGGTGTACTATCATTTCGACTACGTCGGTGGTCCGCGCTCCTATCGTTGGATCAACTCCACACCCATCCCCAAAATTTGGGAACAGATGAATCTGGCCTATCAATACAATGCCAGAAAAATCTGGATAACCAATGTGGGTGATCTTAAACCTATGGAATTACCCATAGACTTCTTTTTGCAGATGGCCTGGGACCCAGAACAATTCACCGCGCAGTCGTTACCTGATTACCTAGTGTCATGGTCGAAACAGCAATTCGGCGAGCAACATGCTGCTGAGATTGCCACCTTAGTGCATGGTTACGCCAAGCATAACGGTCGTCGTAAGCCTGAGCTGGTGGGACCTAATACCTACAGCCAAATCGTATACCAAGAGGCCGCGCGGGTATCGGTGGAATTAGCTCAGTTAGAAGCACAGGCCGAGAAAATCTCGCAACAATTACCAAGCCATAGCCGCGCGGCATTTTTCCAACTGGTTCTCCATCCAATTCAAGCTAGTCGCATTGTATTTGAATTGAATAACAGTTTGGCGAAAAATCATTTATATGCAGCTCAACAGCGAGCGTCGGCTAATCAGCATGCACAGGCTGCACGAGATTGGTTTAACAAGGACGCTGAGCTGGAAAAGCAATATCACAGTCTGAATAATGGTAAATGGAACCATTTCATGTCACAGCCTCATATTGGCTACACAAACTGGAATAATCCGCCACAAGACAGCATGCCTGTGGTGCACATTAATCAACCCAATGACGTTGCAGATATGGGGGTTGCCATTGAGGGGAGCGCCTATGCTTGGCCACAGACTAGCTCTAACAGCTGGCCCCATAGCAGCAGTATGCAGCTTGATTTTCATCAGTATGGGCAGACTCAACGCTATATTGATGTGTTTAATAAAGGCACCAAACCCTATAGGTTTGAAGCTAAACCTTCCGCCTCATGGATTCAAATTTCCGAACAAAGCGCTGAGGTGGCAATCGAAAAACGCCTAAAAATATCCGTTGACTGGGCCAAACTGAAAGCAGGACATCATCAGGGCAACATCACTATCAAAGGTGCTGCTTGGGGAACGGCTGAGATTAACGTTACGGCGTTTAAATCAAACGGTGAGGCCATATCAGGGTTTGTCGAAGCAGATGGCTATGTGTCAATTGAAGCGGCTAATGTGCAAAAAGTTAAAAATACCGAAAACGCTAGTTGGCAAGAAATCCCATTGCATGGTCGCAGCCAATCTTCTATGTCTGTCTTTATGTCACCTGATACCAGTTTCGGTGAGGCAATCGAGAATGCTCCTTATCTTGAATACGATTTGTATCTGTTCTCAAGGGGAGAGATGAGCTTGACCACATTGTTAGCGCCGAGCTTGAACTTTACCGATGGTGGGGGCTTGAGATTTGCAGTGGCGCTGGATGACAATGCTCCAGTAATAGTGGATGTACTCAAAGATAATAATCATGAAGATTGGCAACAGGCGGTTGAGGATGGCGTTCGTGTGGCAAAAACCAGTTTAAGTGTTGCCCAGCCAGGAGAGCATAAATTGCGTATTTACGGATTAGATCCCGGTATCGTTGTGCAAAAACTAATGTTAGACACAGGGGGGTTAAAACCCAGTTACCTTGGGCCGCCAGAAAGCCAATTTTTAGCGGAAGTAAAAAAATAG
- a CDS encoding TonB-dependent receptor: MTNKRFLKTHLATSLSIILGASLCAPLAAQEAAADDLEVIQVTGLRGSLQEAASIKREASGVVDAISAEDIGKFPDTNLAESLQRITGVSISRTNGEGSEVTVRGFAGGNNMITLNGRTMPAAITYAAGSGADGTSRGGNTRSFDFANLASESISAVEVYKTGKANIATGGIGATINIITAKPLDNEGLVATAGVKAVHDTTNRTGSDLTPELSAIVSYANDDSTFGVSVAAIHQERDSGYTGATVNNWNIDYWDDIADPDRMWNNADANYVNAPEQGQLYARPNDIRYAFSNTQRTRDNLQLTLQFAPSDTFKGTVDYTFAENEIIEQRGEITNWLQTGTNTGTVEFDNSAVKTPIYVSESYAGGVDEGYEQQWREQTNTLDSIGVNFEYMVNDNFTLVFDAHDSTMHSRGTGPRGSGEIAVGLGAPTVVSREWFWDRELPTYTNVYDDSIRGANNNGVVDAGDVGSSIARIRNASQKSKITQYKLDGSYFLDDGRFDFGVEAREMESRSYQTAGNNIALGNWGVANPGEFGDLIQPFDLPGDFDDYSTNPGGYGFIADARELYTAAEALYPGIPSATEDALSFDDTIQEDTLAAYVQVAFEGELGGMPFDVLTGLRYEETDVTSTSLVSRIYFQWEDNNDVVSYVDGSQSGLVSADSSYDFLLPSLDISLDINEDLKGRFSYSKTIARAGFGSLGVSANNFAGGGGSTLLGAQPTANASNPGLLPLESSNFDLSLEWYYDPTSYASVGFFQKNVINFLGSRQVDQPLLGIRDVTGGPRAQAAAQALADRDIALDDTSLYAMMVLLSQPGTFPGGADDYTGTPEQIQQLAETAGWDLLAQDDDPEMVFRTSTPDNNRAAKIYGAEFAVQHFFGDTGFGVQANYTLVRGDVGFDNEADPNQSQFALVGLSDTANIVAMYEKDGFQARIALNWRDEYLAEVNKGSSNNPRYVEAYTQLDVNVSYDINEDFTVFFEGLNITEEDIREHGRNTTQLWYLTDLGARYQLGARYKF, encoded by the coding sequence ATGACGAATAAAAGGTTTTTAAAAACCCATTTGGCTACAAGTTTATCTATCATCCTCGGGGCATCACTTTGTGCACCCTTGGCGGCTCAAGAAGCTGCAGCTGATGACCTTGAAGTTATTCAGGTAACAGGACTAAGAGGAAGCCTTCAGGAAGCGGCTTCTATCAAACGTGAAGCATCAGGTGTGGTTGATGCTATTTCCGCAGAAGATATTGGTAAGTTTCCCGACACTAATTTAGCAGAATCATTGCAACGTATTACCGGTGTATCGATTAGCCGTACTAACGGTGAGGGCTCTGAAGTTACTGTCCGTGGTTTCGCCGGTGGCAATAACATGATTACGTTAAATGGTCGTACCATGCCTGCGGCAATAACTTATGCAGCAGGATCTGGCGCCGATGGCACATCACGTGGTGGTAACACCCGCTCTTTCGATTTTGCCAATTTGGCGTCGGAATCTATCAGCGCTGTAGAGGTTTACAAAACCGGTAAAGCCAATATTGCTACTGGTGGGATTGGTGCAACGATTAATATCATCACTGCGAAGCCCCTAGACAATGAAGGGTTGGTAGCGACTGCAGGCGTTAAAGCCGTCCATGATACAACCAACCGTACCGGTAGTGATTTGACCCCAGAGTTATCAGCTATCGTCAGTTACGCCAATGATGATTCTACCTTTGGTGTTAGTGTTGCAGCCATTCACCAAGAGCGCGATTCTGGTTATACCGGTGCGACCGTCAATAACTGGAATATCGATTATTGGGATGACATCGCTGATCCAGATAGAATGTGGAACAACGCTGATGCTAACTATGTCAATGCCCCTGAGCAAGGCCAGTTGTATGCCAGACCTAACGATATTCGTTATGCATTTTCAAACACTCAGCGTACCCGCGATAATTTGCAATTAACCCTGCAATTCGCCCCTTCTGACACTTTTAAAGGGACGGTAGATTACACCTTCGCTGAAAATGAAATCATTGAACAGCGTGGGGAAATTACCAACTGGCTGCAAACCGGTACCAACACAGGTACGGTTGAGTTCGATAACTCTGCGGTTAAAACGCCTATCTATGTGTCAGAAAGCTATGCCGGCGGTGTTGATGAAGGTTACGAGCAACAGTGGCGTGAGCAAACTAATACACTCGATTCCATCGGGGTTAATTTCGAATACATGGTAAACGATAATTTTACTTTAGTATTTGATGCCCATGATTCCACTATGCACAGTCGTGGGACAGGGCCAAGAGGGTCTGGTGAAATTGCGGTGGGGTTAGGTGCACCCACAGTGGTATCTCGAGAATGGTTCTGGGATCGTGAACTACCAACTTACACTAATGTGTATGACGATAGTATTCGCGGTGCGAACAATAATGGTGTGGTTGACGCAGGCGATGTAGGCTCATCTATTGCCCGGATCAGAAACGCCAGTCAGAAATCTAAAATTACTCAATACAAATTAGATGGTAGCTACTTTCTAGACGATGGCCGCTTTGATTTCGGTGTAGAAGCTCGTGAAATGGAATCACGCTCATATCAAACTGCAGGCAACAACATTGCCTTGGGTAACTGGGGGGTGGCCAATCCAGGGGAATTCGGTGACTTAATTCAACCATTTGATTTGCCAGGTGATTTTGACGACTATTCAACCAATCCAGGTGGATATGGCTTTATCGCCGATGCCCGTGAATTGTATACAGCAGCTGAAGCGCTATATCCTGGCATTCCATCTGCAACAGAAGATGCATTGTCTTTTGATGATACCATTCAAGAAGATACCTTAGCTGCTTACGTGCAAGTAGCATTCGAAGGTGAGCTTGGCGGCATGCCCTTTGATGTGTTAACGGGTTTGCGCTATGAAGAGACTGACGTGACGTCAACCTCACTAGTCAGCAGAATCTATTTCCAATGGGAAGATAATAACGATGTAGTATCTTATGTTGACGGTTCACAAAGCGGTCTCGTCAGTGCTGATAGCAGCTATGATTTTTTATTGCCTAGCCTAGATATTAGCTTGGATATTAACGAAGACTTGAAAGGACGTTTCTCTTATAGCAAAACCATAGCCCGTGCTGGGTTTGGTAGTCTCGGTGTATCTGCAAACAACTTTGCTGGCGGTGGCGGCTCGACCTTGCTAGGCGCACAACCTACCGCGAATGCCTCTAACCCAGGTTTGTTGCCGTTAGAGTCCTCTAACTTTGACCTATCCCTTGAATGGTATTATGACCCAACCAGTTATGCATCTGTTGGATTCTTCCAGAAAAATGTAATCAACTTTTTGGGTAGTCGTCAGGTCGACCAACCATTATTGGGTATACGTGATGTGACCGGTGGTCCCCGTGCACAAGCTGCGGCACAAGCCTTGGCTGACCGTGATATTGCACTGGATGATACTTCGCTTTACGCAATGATGGTTTTACTCAGCCAACCTGGTACTTTCCCTGGTGGTGCCGATGACTACACAGGCACTCCTGAGCAAATTCAACAACTTGCTGAAACGGCTGGTTGGGATTTGTTGGCACAAGATGATGACCCTGAAATGGTATTTAGAACCAGTACGCCTGACAACAATCGCGCCGCGAAGATATATGGTGCAGAATTTGCTGTACAGCACTTCTTCGGCGATACAGGCTTTGGCGTACAAGCCAACTATACCTTGGTAAGGGGGGATGTGGGCTTTGACAATGAAGCAGATCCTAATCAATCTCAGTTTGCGCTAGTTGGATTGAGTGATACCGCCAACATAGTTGCCATGTATGAAAAAGATGGTTTCCAAGCAAGGATTGCCTTGAACTGGCGTGATGAGTATCTAGCTGAAGTCAATAAAGGTAGCTCAAACAACCCTAGATACGTCGAAGCCTATACGCAGCTTGATGTTAATGTGAGTTATGACATTAATGAAGATTTCACAGTGTTTTTCGAAGGTCTAAATATTACCGAAGAAGATATCCGTGAGCACGGGCGTAATACCACTCAACTTTGGTATTTAACCGATTTAGGTGCACGTTATCAATTGGGTGCGCGTTATAAGTTCTAA
- a CDS encoding SapC family protein: MANHVLLNNIHHDKTRVISRYAEQYADNVASVLVFPNEFMELQKEYPILFRLDEASGNYQSVVLLGLHKGENLFLDDAFPSGWRADYIPAMVEKGPFLIGFQQQDAQPDPEPMIHIDLDHPKVNEQEGHQVFLEHGGNSPYLNYIAARLKLIHDGMAAQDDMFELFKQLDLLESVNIEFELANGEKCRLLGNFTINEEKLMALDGDQLVKLNRSGCLHLAYAVISSMSNIRKLIAIKNHQSN; this comes from the coding sequence ATGGCCAACCATGTACTACTGAACAATATCCACCATGATAAAACTCGCGTGATTTCACGCTACGCTGAACAATATGCCGACAATGTAGCTAGTGTTCTAGTATTTCCCAATGAGTTCATGGAGTTACAAAAAGAATATCCAATCTTGTTTAGGCTGGATGAAGCCTCTGGCAACTACCAGAGTGTCGTATTATTGGGATTGCACAAAGGTGAAAATCTATTTCTAGACGATGCATTTCCTTCCGGTTGGAGAGCAGATTATATTCCAGCGATGGTTGAAAAAGGTCCATTTTTGATTGGTTTTCAACAGCAAGATGCTCAGCCAGATCCGGAACCCATGATCCACATTGATTTAGATCATCCCAAAGTAAACGAACAAGAAGGCCATCAAGTCTTTTTAGAACATGGTGGCAATAGTCCTTACCTGAACTATATAGCCGCTCGGTTGAAATTGATCCATGACGGTATGGCAGCACAAGACGACATGTTTGAGTTGTTTAAGCAGCTAGACTTATTGGAGTCGGTAAACATTGAATTTGAATTAGCCAACGGTGAAAAATGCCGTTTGCTCGGCAATTTTACTATTAATGAAGAAAAACTAATGGCGCTAGACGGAGACCAGTTGGTCAAACTAAATCGTTCTGGCTGTTTGCACCTTGCTTATGCGGTTATATCCTCAATGAGCAATATTCGTAAACTTATTGCTATAAAAAATCATCAAAGTAATTAG
- a CDS encoding cupin-like domain-containing protein: MAQIEKTTQTIDVSKPGSIPLDLHDCKEPVVLKGLVKHWKLVSLGQASSQATVDYLKSFYNGAPTFSYFSQPEVGGNYGYNAQATALNYESKRAKLDEVLDLIIEHLDDQQPPGYYIASNVIDMNFPGLRAENDLHIPVQAKASATEPPVPSIWIGNKSVAKCHYDASDNLACVVVGKRRFTTFPPEQIANLYPGPLAPTPGGQAITMTDLNKPDFERFPRLAEAFKHGQVAELEAGDAIYIPSMWWHQVEGLSKFNILINYWWSDAEKYMGAAMNVLYHAMLSLRDKPAHEKAAWKHVFDYYIFGDTSVPITHLPAEAQGFLATMNEAKSRQLRAMLINKLNR; encoded by the coding sequence ATGGCTCAAATTGAAAAGACCACCCAGACAATTGATGTAAGTAAGCCGGGAAGCATTCCGCTGGATTTGCACGATTGCAAAGAGCCTGTGGTGTTAAAAGGGCTAGTTAAGCATTGGAAACTGGTAAGCTTAGGGCAAGCCTCAAGCCAAGCCACTGTCGATTATCTTAAGTCTTTCTATAATGGTGCACCGACTTTTAGTTACTTTTCTCAGCCTGAGGTAGGAGGTAACTATGGCTACAATGCACAAGCCACAGCCCTTAATTACGAATCTAAGCGGGCCAAGTTAGACGAAGTGCTTGATTTAATCATCGAGCATTTAGATGACCAACAGCCACCAGGCTATTACATTGCATCCAATGTGATCGATATGAATTTCCCAGGCCTTAGAGCTGAAAATGATTTGCATATACCCGTACAGGCTAAAGCGTCAGCTACCGAGCCACCAGTACCCAGCATTTGGATTGGCAATAAGTCTGTGGCTAAGTGCCATTATGATGCGTCTGATAATCTGGCCTGCGTAGTGGTCGGCAAACGCCGATTCACTACTTTTCCGCCAGAGCAAATTGCCAATCTGTATCCAGGCCCCCTTGCACCCACACCAGGCGGCCAGGCAATTACTATGACAGACCTAAATAAACCTGATTTTGAACGCTTTCCACGTTTGGCTGAGGCATTCAAGCATGGGCAGGTTGCAGAGCTAGAAGCCGGTGATGCTATCTATATTCCAAGCATGTGGTGGCATCAAGTTGAAGGGCTCAGTAAGTTTAATATATTAATAAATTACTGGTGGAGTGATGCTGAGAAATACATGGGAGCGGCAATGAACGTGTTGTATCACGCCATGTTGAGTTTGCGCGATAAGCCTGCCCATGAAAAGGCCGCTTGGAAGCATGTATTCGACTACTATATTTTTGGTGATACAAGTGTGCCAATCACCCATTTGCCCGCTGAAGCGCAAGGTTTTCTTGCCACTATGAATGAAGCAAAGTCTCGGCAACTTAGAGCGATGCTAATTAATAAACTCAATCGATAG
- a CDS encoding tryptophan halogenase family protein, with translation MNKTIKNIVIAGGGSAGWIAAAALAKQMGSVVKVTLVESEEIGTVGVGEATIPPMRVFHKLLGIDEREFMRATSATFKLGIQFENWGQRNDSYIHSFGMTGKESFIAPFHHFWLYAKEQGIAKEFGKYCFELEAAKVDKFATSDNANVNYAYHLDSSRYATFLRDYSESRGVKRIEGKISQVNKDPTSGHISSLELESGELVEGDFFIDCTGFRGLLIEQSLNTGYEDWSHWLPCDRAIAVQTESVAEPRPITRSIAHDSGWQWRIPLQHRVGNGLVYCSQYLTDEEAKNTLLNNIEGKMLTEPRVIKFRTGQRRKHWNKNCLALGLSSGFVEPLESTSIHLIMMGIVRFLRLFPNGEISDSVIDEYNQQAKDEIEKIRDFIILHYHVTQRQDSPFWQYCKNMDIPASLAHRIKLFSEHAHAFQADGELFRVDSWTQVMLGQGIMPKQFHPSVTAMPVGELQRFLQGIENSISKGLEQLPSHSQFIAKYCAQ, from the coding sequence GTGAATAAAACCATTAAAAATATTGTTATCGCCGGAGGGGGCAGTGCAGGTTGGATTGCCGCAGCCGCGCTGGCAAAGCAAATGGGCTCAGTGGTCAAAGTCACGCTAGTGGAATCTGAAGAGATTGGCACTGTGGGCGTGGGCGAAGCCACAATCCCACCCATGCGGGTTTTTCATAAGTTGTTGGGTATTGACGAGCGTGAGTTTATGCGTGCCACCTCTGCAACTTTCAAATTAGGCATTCAATTTGAAAATTGGGGCCAGCGTAACGATAGCTATATTCATTCCTTCGGTATGACCGGTAAAGAAAGCTTCATTGCGCCTTTTCATCATTTTTGGCTATACGCAAAAGAGCAGGGCATAGCCAAAGAGTTTGGTAAATATTGCTTCGAACTAGAAGCAGCCAAAGTTGATAAATTTGCCACATCAGACAATGCGAATGTGAATTATGCTTATCATCTAGATTCCAGTCGTTACGCGACTTTTCTGCGCGATTACAGTGAGTCGCGGGGTGTTAAGCGTATTGAAGGCAAAATCTCCCAAGTGAATAAAGATCCCACTAGTGGTCACATTAGCAGTTTAGAACTGGAATCTGGTGAGCTGGTTGAAGGGGATTTTTTCATTGATTGCACTGGCTTCAGAGGCTTGCTAATTGAACAAAGCTTAAATACCGGCTATGAAGATTGGTCTCACTGGCTACCTTGTGACCGGGCGATTGCTGTGCAAACTGAATCGGTAGCCGAGCCTAGACCCATTACCCGTTCGATTGCTCATGATAGTGGCTGGCAATGGCGGATCCCGTTGCAGCATCGTGTTGGCAACGGCTTAGTGTATTGTAGTCAATATCTGACTGATGAAGAGGCTAAGAACACCTTGCTAAACAACATTGAAGGTAAAATGTTAACTGAGCCTAGAGTGATCAAATTTCGCACTGGACAACGTCGTAAGCACTGGAATAAAAACTGTTTAGCATTAGGCTTATCAAGCGGCTTTGTTGAGCCACTGGAATCCACCAGTATTCATTTGATCATGATGGGAATAGTGCGTTTTTTACGACTGTTCCCCAACGGTGAAATCTCCGACTCAGTTATTGATGAATACAACCAACAGGCGAAAGACGAGATTGAAAAAATTCGCGACTTTATTATCCTGCATTATCATGTCACCCAAAGGCAAGACAGTCCCTTTTGGCAATATTGTAAGAACATGGATATTCCCGCGAGTTTGGCCCATAGGATCAAACTGTTCAGCGAACATGCTCATGCTTTTCAGGCCGATGGGGAATTATTTAGAGTCGATTCTTGGACCCAGGTTATGCTAGGTCAAGGGATCATGCCGAAGCAATTTCATCCCAGTGTTACAGCAATGCCTGTGGGGGAATTACAGCGATTCTTACAAGGCATTGAAAATTCAATCAGCAAAGGCCTAGAACAACTTCCGAGCCATAGTCAATTTATCGCCAAATATTGTGCGCAATAG